In a single window of the Cervus elaphus chromosome 1, mCerEla1.1, whole genome shotgun sequence genome:
- the LOC122702224 gene encoding olfactory receptor 52Z1-like: MHLKDFCHFSTTTSNCTSTPLTAFLLTGVPGLEDFQIWISIPFSFMYLLAVIGNGLVMAMVICDRSLHEPMYLFLAMLALNDVLLCTVTVPKMLLIFWQGPSISTFPACLTQMFFVHALFLSESAVLLAMAFDRYVAICAPLHYATLLTGSLISKVVLALVARSVTVVTPGVLLILRLCFCQSTVIHHTYCENMGIAKLACNSNVPNSIYGLTAALLTTGLDFVLISLSYWLILRTIFQLPSREARTKAFGTCGAHTCVILIFYTLAFFSFFTHRFGHHVPRHVLILLANLYLLVPPTMNPIVYGVKTKEIRIRVLGLCAQPR, translated from the coding sequence ACTTCTGCCACTTCTCTACAACAACATCAAACTGTACATCCACTCCCCTCACTGCCTTCTTGCTGACTGGTGTCCCAGGATTAGAAGACTTCCAAATTTGGATTTCCATCCCTTTCAGCTTCATGTACCTTTTGGCTGTGATAGGTAATGGCCTGGTTATGGCGATGGTGATCTGTGACAGAAGCCTCCATGAACCCATGTATCTCTTCCTGGCCATGCTAGCACTCAATGATGTTCTCCTTTGTACTGTCACAGTGCCCAAAATGCTTCTTATCTTTTGGCAGGGCCCTTCCATATCAACATTTCCTGCCTGTCTCACGCAGATGTTTTTCGTTCATGCTCTGTTCCTCTCTGAATCTGCTGTCCTACTGGCCATGGCTTTTGACCGCTATGTGGCTATCTGTGCACCACTCCATTATGCTACCCTACTTACAGGCTCTCTCATCAGCAAAGTGGTCCTGGCTCTGGTGGCTCGAAGTGTGACTGTGGTCACCCCGGGCGTCCTACTCATTCTCCGCCTGTGCTTCTGCCAGAGCACCGTTATTCACCATACTTACTGTGAGAACATGGGCATCGCCAAATTGGCTTGCAATAGCAATGTCCCTAATAGCATTTATGGGCTCACTGCTGCTCTCCTCACCACAGGACTGGACTTTGTCCTTATCTCCCTGTCCTACTGGTTAATCTTGAGAACAATCTTCCAACTGCCTTCTAGGGAAGCCAGGACAAAGGCCTTTGGAACTTGTGGAGCGCATACATGTGTCATCCTGATATTCTACACTCtggccttcttttccttctttacccATCGCTTTGGACACCATGTACCCAGGCATGTCCTTATCCTCCTGGCAAATCTCTACTTACTGGTACCACCTACCATGAACCCCATTGTTTATGGGGTAAAGACAAAAGAGATAAGGATTCGAGTGCTAGGACTCTGTGCCCAACCTAGATGA